Sequence from the Sulfurimonas hongkongensis genome:
GGCTATTTTTGCTCCATATCTTTTTATCTCATGTATAAAACGAGATATCTTGTTGAAGTCTTGTATAGCTTCTGATTCTACTATTTCAAATATAACTCTAGTTGATGCTTTACTGTGTTTTAGTTTATTGAGGATGAAGTTAAACATCTCACTATTTATGATGTCTTCCATCGATAAGTTGATGGAAAACTCAAAGCTTGTCTCCTCAAAAACTTTAAATGACTCATTTATTATGATTTGTGTGACATAATTATAAACTTTTATTCGTTTTGCAATAGGCAAAAAAAGTGCTGGAGAGACGATATTTTCATCTTCATCTAAAAGCCTCGCTAGACACTCATATTTTTTTATCTCTTGCGTTTTGTTATCTATGATGGGCTGAAAATATGGCACGATATTTTTTCTCTCAACAGCATATCTAACCATATTTGAGGTCTTAAGATTTCTTTCATACTCATTTTCAAACCTCATCCTATCTTCATATATCCAAAACGGTAACCTATTGTCTTTAGCATACTTTAGAGCCATTGCTATTTTTGAAAATAGATTATCTTGATTTGAGTTTACACAAGATGCAAGAGTCAGACTTACATTTATCTCGTTGTTTTGGTACACAACCGTTATATGCTTTATCTTCTCATAAAGCTCACTAAGATAGTCTTTAAGATCATAAAAAGGCAAATTTTCATCTAGAAAAAGTGTAAACTCAGTTCCTGAGACTCTATAAATTTTTTTGTTTATCTTCTTAACAAGATAGTTTCCAACCTGCTCTATTATATAGTCACCTACTATAAAACCGTAAAAGTTATTGATAGTTGCAAAGTCATCTACTGCAATAGTAACAAGACCATAGCCATCATTATCATGTAGATCTTTCCTAAGTTGATAAAGGTTTGGAAAATTTGTTAAATGATCTGTAAAGTATCTGCTAAGTAGCTGTTTTTTACACTCTTTTAGTGCGTTATTTGCAAAAGAGTCTCTTAGTTGTATCTCTCTAAGAGCTTCATCACTAAATCTATTTATCTCTAAAGTAGCATCCAATTCATAAACAACTACAGAAGTTAAAGTTTTATGTGAATGCTTAAACATAACAATCTTTACTTTTGGGAGTTTTTTCTCTAGCTCAAGTTTTAAGTTTTGTACTAAAACAGTGTTGTGCATATATGAAGAGATATGTATAAGCAAGTTTAGACTGTCAATATCTATGATTTGCCTAACTATAGAGCTAACTTCGGTTGATGATGTCAATGTAAAATTATATATATCTAAAATATTTTTTTTATTATTCATACCTATATTTCATCCTTTTAAAGTTTGTCATTTTATCATAAATAGTTCTTCAAAGTAGACTTTAACAACTCTTTAACTATACTCATAAAAATTTATTTAGTAGGTATTTGTGTGAAATCTTTTCAAAATCTAGTTCTTCTACAAAATCTTTACCGTTTAAAAGCTCTTGGGTTTACTTATACCGACCCTTTTTTTGTAAATGAGGCAAATCCACATGAAAAACCAACAACACTAAAAGAGCTCTCTCAAAACATAGCAACGTGTCATCTTTGTGATTTGAGTAAATCAAGAAAACAGAGCATGAGCGGATATGGCAGTGAAGATGCAAAGCTTATGTTTATAGACTTTAGCGTCTCAATGAGTGAAGACGCTAACAACCAATACTACAGCGGTAGAAGCGGTGATAGTTTGAGAAAAATGATAGAAAATGTTATAGAATTAAAAACAGAAGATGTCTATATAACGCACGCAATAAAATGCAAACCACTAAACTCAAAC
This genomic interval carries:
- a CDS encoding EAL domain-containing protein is translated as MNNKKNILDIYNFTLTSSTEVSSIVRQIIDIDSLNLLIHISSYMHNTVLVQNLKLELEKKLPKVKIVMFKHSHKTLTSVVVYELDATLEINRFSDEALREIQLRDSFANNALKECKKQLLSRYFTDHLTNFPNLYQLRKDLHDNDGYGLVTIAVDDFATINNFYGFIVGDYIIEQVGNYLVKKINKKIYRVSGTEFTLFLDENLPFYDLKDYLSELYEKIKHITVVYQNNEINVSLTLASCVNSNQDNLFSKIAMALKYAKDNRLPFWIYEDRMRFENEYERNLKTSNMVRYAVERKNIVPYFQPIIDNKTQEIKKYECLARLLDEDENIVSPALFLPIAKRIKVYNYVTQIIINESFKVFEETSFEFSINLSMEDIINSEMFNFILNKLKHSKASTRVIFEIVESEAIQDFNKISRFIHEIKRYGAKIAIDDFGDGYSNFAYLTKMSVDFIKIDGSLIQNIDTDRDSYLVVETIVGFANKLGIKTIAEFVHSSTVMDKVKELGIDFSQGYHIDKPCISI
- a CDS encoding uracil-DNA glycosylase, producing the protein MKSFQNLVLLQNLYRLKALGFTYTDPFFVNEANPHEKPTTLKELSQNIATCHLCDLSKSRKQSMSGYGSEDAKLMFIDFSVSMSEDANNQYYSGRSGDSLRKMIENVIELKTEDVYITHAIKCKPLNSNLPSSSEWDSCKSYLFSQIEFIKPKVIVTLGEDAYYKLTNEKMDFQNVRGHVIEFKEYKLIPIYHPKYLQRNPELKKVTFNDLKTIKSCLFN